In Onychostoma macrolepis isolate SWU-2019 chromosome 06, ASM1243209v1, whole genome shotgun sequence, one DNA window encodes the following:
- the LOC131542841 gene encoding E3 ubiquitin-protein ligase TRIM39-like isoform X2, which translates to MAESSPTSTKARKTRRRSIEHNPPSMSSSISSLSEEIQCSICLEVFTDPVTTPCGHNFCKICLNKCWNNSQTCSCPYCKETFKQRPDLKINTTLRELVDHYKKKSPEKTAEVLCDICEERKQKALKSCLVCQSSYCETHLERHLRVTGLKKHKLMDPVSNLEDYICQKHERPLDLFCRDDQTCVCSFCTVTDHKNHNTVPIEEESEEKKTELMKTQKDVQQTIQNRIKKIQDIKHSAEVRKRNTEKEKAAHVELFTDLIRSIERCQTELLEMMEEQQKAAEKQEQELIEELEQEITELKMRNTELEQLSHTEDHLHLLQIHSSLCSPRNTRNWPEISMKTHESLETLRRALNQLKDTIDDKLTQTELKWMQQYAVDVTLDPDTAHPKLILSDDGKQVRHGDIRQKLPDKPERFNKCVCVLGKEGFSSGRYYFEVQMKGKTDWDLGVARESINRKGQITASPSDGCWTVILRNGDEYEACDDPLVSLSLKVKPQRVGVFVDYEEGLVSFYDVESSSHIYSFTAQSFTEKLYPYFCPCPNEGGKNSSPLIITPVNYNK; encoded by the exons CAATGTCATCCTCCATCAGTTCACTGTCTGAGGAGATTCAGTGCTCGATATGTCTGGAGGTGTTCACTGATCCAGTCACGACTCCATGTGGACACAACTTCTGCAAGATCTGTCTGAATAAGTGCTGGAACAACAGCCAGACCTGCAGCTGTCCATACTGTAAAGAAACATTCAAGCAAAGACCTGATCTCAAGATTAATACCACACTCCGAGAGCTCGTAGATCACTATAAGAAGAAAAGTCCTGAGAAAACAGCTGAAGTTCTGTGTGACATCTGTGAGGAAAGAAAGCAGAAAGCCCTGAAGTCGTGTCTGGTGTGTCAGAGCTCTTACTGTGAAACTCACCTGGAGCGTCATTTGAGAGTGACAGGTTTGAAGAAACACAAACTGATGGATCCTGTGAGTAATCTGGAGGACTATATATGTCAGAAACATGAGAGACCTCTGGATCTGTTCTGTAGAGATGatcagacgtgtgtgtgttcattctGTACTGTGACGGACCACAAGAACCACAACACTGTTCCTATagaagaggagagtgaagagaaGAAG ACTGAACTGATGAAGACACAGAAAGACGTGCAGCAGACGATCCAGAACAGAATCAAGAAGATTCAAGACATCAAACACTCAGCAGAAGTCAGAAAA AGAAACACAGAGAAGGAGAAAGCAGCCCATGTCGAGCTCTTCACTGATCTCATCCGCTCCATTGAGAGATGTCAGACTGAACTGCTGGAGATGATGGAGGAGCAGCAGAAAGCAGCAGAGAAACAGGAGCAAGAGCTGATTGAAGAGCTGGAGCAGGAGATCACTGAGCTAAAGATGAGAAACACTGAGCTGGAGCAGCTCTCACACACTGAAGATCACCTCCACCTCCTACAG ATTCACTCATCCCTGTGCAGCCCTAGAAACACCAGGAACTGGCCTGAGATCAGTATGAAGACTCATGAGAGTCTGGAGACTCTGAGGAGAGCTCTGAACCAACTGAAGGACACTATAGATGACAAACTCACACAAACTG AGCTGAAGTGGATGCAGCAGTATGCAG TGGATGTGACTCTGGATCCTGATACAGCTCATCCTAAACTCATTCTGTCTGATGATGGAAAACAAGTGAGACACGGAGACATTAGACAGAAACTCCCAGACAAACCAGAGAGATTTAATAAATGTGTCTGTGTCTTGGGAAAGGAGGGATTCTCCTCAGGGAGATATTATTTTGAGGTGCAGATGAAGGGAAAGACTGATTGGGATTTAGGAGTGGCCAGAGAATCCATTAACAGGAAGGGACAGATCACAGCAAGCCCCAGTGATGGATGCTGGACTGTGATTCTGAGGAATGGAGATGAATATGAAGCCTGTGATGATCCTcttgtctctctgtctctgaaaGTGAAGCCGCAGCGGGTCGGTGTGTTTGTGGATTATGAGGAGGGTCTGGTCTCCTTTTATGATGTGGAGTCCAGCTCTCATATCTACTCTTTCACTGCTCAGTCTTTCACTGAAAAACTCTATCCATATTTTTGCCCATGCCCTAATGAAGGAGGTAAAAACTCGAGCCCGCTGATCATCACACCTGTCAATTACAACAAATGA
- the LOC131542841 gene encoding E3 ubiquitin-protein ligase TRIM39-like isoform X1, with product MAESSPTSTKARKTRRRSIEHNPPSMSSSISSLSEEIQCSICLEVFTDPVTTPCGHNFCKICLNKCWNNSQTCSCPYCKETFKQRPDLKINTTLRELVDHYKKKSPEKTAEVLCDICEERKQKALKSCLVCQSSYCETHLERHLRVTGLKKHKLMDPVSNLEDYICQKHERPLDLFCRDDQTCVCSFCTVTDHKNHNTVPIEEESEEKKTELMKTQKDVQQTIQNRIKKIQDIKHSAEVRKRNTEKEKAAHVELFTDLIRSIERCQTELLEMMEEQQKAAEKQEQELIEELEQEITELKMRNTELEQLSHTEDHLHLLQIHSSLCSPRNTRNWPEISMKTHESLETLRRALNQLKDTIDDKLTQTVSTELKWMQQYAVDVTLDPDTAHPKLILSDDGKQVRHGDIRQKLPDKPERFNKCVCVLGKEGFSSGRYYFEVQMKGKTDWDLGVARESINRKGQITASPSDGCWTVILRNGDEYEACDDPLVSLSLKVKPQRVGVFVDYEEGLVSFYDVESSSHIYSFTAQSFTEKLYPYFCPCPNEGGKNSSPLIITPVNYNK from the exons CAATGTCATCCTCCATCAGTTCACTGTCTGAGGAGATTCAGTGCTCGATATGTCTGGAGGTGTTCACTGATCCAGTCACGACTCCATGTGGACACAACTTCTGCAAGATCTGTCTGAATAAGTGCTGGAACAACAGCCAGACCTGCAGCTGTCCATACTGTAAAGAAACATTCAAGCAAAGACCTGATCTCAAGATTAATACCACACTCCGAGAGCTCGTAGATCACTATAAGAAGAAAAGTCCTGAGAAAACAGCTGAAGTTCTGTGTGACATCTGTGAGGAAAGAAAGCAGAAAGCCCTGAAGTCGTGTCTGGTGTGTCAGAGCTCTTACTGTGAAACTCACCTGGAGCGTCATTTGAGAGTGACAGGTTTGAAGAAACACAAACTGATGGATCCTGTGAGTAATCTGGAGGACTATATATGTCAGAAACATGAGAGACCTCTGGATCTGTTCTGTAGAGATGatcagacgtgtgtgtgttcattctGTACTGTGACGGACCACAAGAACCACAACACTGTTCCTATagaagaggagagtgaagagaaGAAG ACTGAACTGATGAAGACACAGAAAGACGTGCAGCAGACGATCCAGAACAGAATCAAGAAGATTCAAGACATCAAACACTCAGCAGAAGTCAGAAAA AGAAACACAGAGAAGGAGAAAGCAGCCCATGTCGAGCTCTTCACTGATCTCATCCGCTCCATTGAGAGATGTCAGACTGAACTGCTGGAGATGATGGAGGAGCAGCAGAAAGCAGCAGAGAAACAGGAGCAAGAGCTGATTGAAGAGCTGGAGCAGGAGATCACTGAGCTAAAGATGAGAAACACTGAGCTGGAGCAGCTCTCACACACTGAAGATCACCTCCACCTCCTACAG ATTCACTCATCCCTGTGCAGCCCTAGAAACACCAGGAACTGGCCTGAGATCAGTATGAAGACTCATGAGAGTCTGGAGACTCTGAGGAGAGCTCTGAACCAACTGAAGGACACTATAGATGACAAACTCACACAAACTG TCTCTACAGAGCTGAAGTGGATGCAGCAGTATGCAG TGGATGTGACTCTGGATCCTGATACAGCTCATCCTAAACTCATTCTGTCTGATGATGGAAAACAAGTGAGACACGGAGACATTAGACAGAAACTCCCAGACAAACCAGAGAGATTTAATAAATGTGTCTGTGTCTTGGGAAAGGAGGGATTCTCCTCAGGGAGATATTATTTTGAGGTGCAGATGAAGGGAAAGACTGATTGGGATTTAGGAGTGGCCAGAGAATCCATTAACAGGAAGGGACAGATCACAGCAAGCCCCAGTGATGGATGCTGGACTGTGATTCTGAGGAATGGAGATGAATATGAAGCCTGTGATGATCCTcttgtctctctgtctctgaaaGTGAAGCCGCAGCGGGTCGGTGTGTTTGTGGATTATGAGGAGGGTCTGGTCTCCTTTTATGATGTGGAGTCCAGCTCTCATATCTACTCTTTCACTGCTCAGTCTTTCACTGAAAAACTCTATCCATATTTTTGCCCATGCCCTAATGAAGGAGGTAAAAACTCGAGCCCGCTGATCATCACACCTGTCAATTACAACAAATGA